One genomic window of Gallaecimonas sp. GXIMD4217 includes the following:
- the corA gene encoding magnesium/cobalt transporter CorA, with protein MINAYLLEGGVLDVVELATDDRLPASTLWLDVVKPTDEERQWLSSFFQEEVLEEEDINEIEASARFYRDKDGLHILSLFPHRVGKEVRAVNVSFNLRDNLLITLREEDIGLLRLFRNYLRQGKIDATDPASLLVEMLILKVEYLSDLIEDVYTVLDQAGEEVFENEELDDILRLITLQEDANGKIRLSLLDTQRSLRFLVRNQRSRLSEDNRKELKEMLADIESLLPHTQFIFDKVSFLLDATMSYTSLQQNKIIKIFSVAAVIFLPPTLIASIYGMNFDVMPELHWSVGYPLALATMLLSAGGTYFFFKRKGWL; from the coding sequence CTTGCCACTGACGACCGCCTGCCCGCCAGCACCCTCTGGCTGGACGTGGTCAAACCCACGGATGAAGAGCGGCAATGGCTGTCCAGTTTCTTCCAGGAAGAGGTCCTGGAAGAGGAAGACATCAACGAGATCGAAGCCTCGGCCCGTTTCTACCGCGACAAGGACGGCCTGCACATACTGTCGCTGTTCCCGCACCGGGTCGGCAAGGAAGTGCGCGCCGTCAACGTCTCCTTCAACCTGCGCGACAACCTGCTGATCACCCTGCGTGAAGAGGACATCGGCCTGCTCAGGCTGTTCCGCAACTACCTGCGCCAGGGCAAGATAGACGCCACCGATCCCGCCAGCCTGCTGGTGGAGATGCTGATCCTCAAGGTGGAATACCTCTCCGACCTCATCGAGGACGTCTACACGGTGCTGGATCAGGCCGGCGAAGAGGTGTTCGAGAACGAGGAGCTGGACGACATACTGCGCCTGATCACCCTGCAGGAAGACGCCAACGGCAAGATCCGCCTGTCGCTGCTGGATACCCAGCGCAGCCTGCGCTTTCTGGTGCGCAACCAGCGCTCCCGGCTCAGCGAGGACAACCGCAAGGAACTCAAGGAGATGCTGGCGGACATCGAGTCACTGCTGCCCCATACCCAGTTCATCTTCGACAAGGTCAGCTTCCTGCTGGACGCCACCATGTCCTACACCAGCCTGCAGCAGAACAAGATCATCAAGATCTTCTCGGTGGCGGCGGTGATCTTCCTGCCGCCGACCCTGATCGCCAGCATCTACGGCATGAACTTCGACGTCATGCCCGAGCTGCACTGGTCCGTGGGCTACCCCCTGGCCCTGGCCACCATGCTGCTGAGCGCCGGCGGCACCTACTTCTTCTTCAAGCGCAAGGGCTGGCTCTAA
- a CDS encoding cupin domain-containing protein yields MSRINADFTKELALDTHAMAWAPSPLAGVERKMLDRIGCEVARATSLVRYGPGCHFSEHVHGGGEEFLVLEGVFSDERGHYGPLCYVRNPPGSRHRPHSEQGCILFVKLQQFLPGDDRQLVLDTASLAFEKTAWPGVSLLPLHRYRQESVYLLRLAPGATVPAGGLAMAEILVLEGELGGRDRGHWLRGPRLGERDWHSEKGGLCYVKSALVMTQGPGSQP; encoded by the coding sequence GTGAGCCGGATCAACGCCGACTTCACCAAGGAGCTGGCGCTGGACACCCATGCCATGGCCTGGGCGCCGTCGCCGCTGGCCGGGGTCGAGCGCAAGATGCTGGACCGCATCGGCTGCGAAGTGGCCCGGGCCACCAGCCTGGTGCGCTACGGCCCCGGCTGCCATTTCAGCGAACATGTCCACGGCGGCGGCGAGGAATTCCTGGTACTGGAAGGGGTGTTCAGCGACGAGCGCGGCCACTACGGCCCGCTCTGCTACGTGCGCAACCCGCCCGGCAGCCGCCACAGGCCTCATTCTGAACAAGGCTGCATCCTCTTCGTCAAGCTGCAGCAGTTCCTGCCCGGCGACGACCGGCAGCTGGTGCTGGATACCGCCTCCTTGGCCTTCGAAAAAACGGCCTGGCCCGGCGTCAGCCTGCTGCCCCTGCACCGCTATCGGCAGGAGAGCGTGTACCTGCTGCGCCTGGCGCCCGGTGCCACAGTGCCGGCCGGCGGCCTGGCCATGGCCGAGATCCTGGTGCTGGAAGGGGAGCTGGGCGGTCGTGACAGGGGCCACTGGCTGCGAGGCCCCAGGCTGGGTGAACGGGACTGGCACAGCGAAAAGGGCGGCCTCTGCTATGTCAAGAGTGCCCTGGTGATGACCCAAGGGCCGGGCTCGCAACCCTGA
- a CDS encoding DUF3626 domain-containing protein, translated as MDAIAHIAAHARPRQAQARLVLDNILAMANIPPARLDQARSAIASRARIALHFHPDRLDGQGRTVAQGLLEDGCYRSQFETGLSSGMLSPELGGPRDRWEGQLFGTSYPGLDHRPKYGALDLLLHPDGPSPRFGSCYLLLKPAVLASSTFCYADSHLVPREKGTIAVFDDVLAALFRDCFERHYALGRGHIKPGQLVDHLCERLAAPIAERFSQSPARTLDHYIEAQIHGQVTLADDAEALVADPSFQGTETGRLLARLCDRYGVALHWHGGFRLRPAAVPDDFRGPAMPALARQVARNGWVDAHAIGLAAAEVKHGACHDQGERLQRLKLLWHVLVKFGEAHGG; from the coding sequence ATGGACGCCATCGCCCATATCGCCGCCCATGCCAGGCCGCGGCAGGCCCAGGCCCGATTGGTGCTCGACAACATCCTGGCCATGGCCAACATCCCGCCGGCCAGGCTGGACCAGGCCAGAAGCGCCATTGCCAGCCGGGCCCGCATCGCCCTGCATTTCCACCCGGACCGCCTGGACGGCCAAGGCCGTACCGTGGCCCAGGGGCTGCTGGAGGATGGCTGCTACCGCAGCCAGTTTGAGACCGGCCTGTCTTCCGGCATGCTGTCGCCCGAGCTTGGCGGCCCTCGGGATCGGTGGGAAGGCCAGCTGTTCGGTACCAGCTACCCCGGCCTGGATCACAGACCCAAGTACGGCGCCCTGGACTTGCTGCTGCACCCGGACGGCCCCTCGCCCCGCTTCGGCTCCTGCTACCTGCTGCTAAAGCCCGCCGTGCTGGCCAGCAGCACCTTCTGCTATGCCGACTCCCACCTGGTTCCCCGGGAAAAGGGCACCATAGCGGTGTTCGACGACGTGCTGGCCGCCCTGTTCAGAGACTGCTTCGAGCGGCACTATGCCCTGGGCCGTGGCCATATCAAGCCGGGCCAGCTGGTGGATCATCTCTGTGAGCGGCTGGCTGCGCCCATCGCCGAGCGTTTTTCGCAGTCACCGGCCCGGACCCTGGACCACTATATCGAGGCCCAGATCCACGGCCAGGTGACCCTGGCCGACGATGCCGAGGCCCTGGTGGCGGATCCGTCCTTCCAAGGCACGGAAACCGGCCGGCTGCTGGCAAGGCTCTGTGACCGCTACGGCGTGGCGCTGCACTGGCACGGCGGCTTCCGGCTCAGGCCGGCGGCCGTGCCCGACGACTTCCGGGGTCCGGCCATGCCCGCCCTGGCGCGCCAGGTGGCCAGAAACGGCTGGGTGGACGCCCATGCCATCGGCCTGGCCGCCGCCGAGGTCAAACACGGCGCCTGCCACGACCAAGGCGAGCGGCTGCAACGGCTCAAGCTGCTCTGGCATGTGCTGGTGAAATTCGGGGAAGCCCATGGCGGATGA
- a CDS encoding nuclear transport factor 2 family protein, giving the protein MTDNKAAARDFLALVVGGQVAEAFQRHMAEGFIHHNPYFPGDGPSLMQAMAEDAKASPDKSLDIRQLIAEGDKVVVHSHLHQVGGPGYALVHIFRFDGAKIAELWDLAQALPVTSPNEFGPF; this is encoded by the coding sequence ATGACGGACAACAAGGCAGCGGCCAGGGACTTCCTGGCCCTGGTGGTTGGCGGCCAGGTGGCAGAAGCCTTCCAGCGCCATATGGCGGAGGGCTTTATCCACCATAACCCCTACTTCCCGGGCGATGGCCCTTCCCTGATGCAGGCCATGGCCGAGGATGCCAAGGCCAGCCCGGACAAGTCCCTGGACATCAGGCAGCTCATCGCCGAGGGCGACAAGGTGGTGGTGCACTCCCATCTCCACCAGGTCGGCGGCCCGGGCTATGCCCTGGTGCACATCTTCCGCTTCGACGGCGCCAAGATAGCCGAACTCTGGGATCTGGCCCAGGCCCTGCCGGTGACCAGCCCCAACGAGTTCGGGCCCTTCTGA
- a CDS encoding AraC family transcriptional regulator: MPTRFEKVLGHIDSHLEQAPGLAELSQIAGVSPFHFHRQFRALFGLTLGAYVRQQRLKKAGHRLALRQDKVIDIALAAGFESPEAFARAFRQHTGKSPLAFRKNPDWHWLQAPQRRTLMTSPTPGQVELVDFPETSIAALHHQGPPAQILATVNRFIAWRRENRLPPARSRTFNILHDDPEQVPAKHFRFTLCCEAPHPIAPNDLGVVAATLPARRCARLRHQGPDSRLRESFDHLYGQWLPTSGYQGADAPPFLERIRHYPDVPEQDSLIDIYLPLARSAKVE; this comes from the coding sequence ATGCCCACACGCTTTGAGAAGGTACTCGGCCATATCGACAGCCACCTGGAGCAGGCTCCGGGCCTGGCCGAGCTGAGCCAGATAGCCGGCGTCTCTCCCTTTCACTTCCACCGCCAGTTCCGGGCCCTGTTCGGCCTGACCCTGGGCGCCTATGTGCGCCAGCAGCGCCTGAAAAAGGCCGGCCACCGGCTGGCCCTGCGCCAGGACAAGGTCATCGACATCGCCCTGGCCGCCGGCTTCGAGAGCCCGGAAGCCTTTGCCCGCGCCTTCAGGCAGCACACCGGCAAGAGCCCCCTGGCCTTTCGCAAGAACCCGGACTGGCACTGGTTGCAGGCCCCTCAAAGGAGAACCCTGATGACAAGCCCCACGCCAGGCCAGGTCGAGCTGGTCGATTTTCCCGAAACCTCCATCGCCGCCCTGCACCACCAGGGCCCGCCAGCGCAGATCCTGGCCACGGTAAACCGCTTTATCGCCTGGCGCCGGGAAAACCGGCTGCCGCCGGCCAGGAGCCGTACCTTCAACATCCTCCATGACGACCCCGAGCAGGTGCCGGCCAAGCACTTTCGCTTCACCCTCTGTTGCGAGGCCCCCCACCCCATAGCCCCCAACGACCTGGGCGTGGTGGCCGCCACCCTGCCGGCCCGGCGCTGCGCCAGGCTCAGGCACCAGGGCCCCGACAGCCGGCTCAGGGAGAGCTTCGACCATCTCTACGGCCAGTGGCTGCCCACAAGCGGCTACCAGGGCGCCGACGCCCCGCCCTTCCTGGAGCGCATCCGGCACTACCCGGACGTGCCCGAGCAGGACAGTCTTATCGACATCTACCTGCCGCTGGCGCGATCCGCTAAGGTGGAGTGA
- a CDS encoding S8 family serine peptidase, with translation MTTTTIRPSRLLVAMLSTSLMAAAAPALAAKKVEPKDDFDPTSVIVKFKESAKKAERKQLAAQFGASFKDKNGDGVDDRFRNIAKGRLAQLALPKGADPKAMIDRLKRHPQVEYADLNYRFYPSVTPNDPRFVDLWGMPMIKAEQAWEMQMGSKDIVVGVIDTGFDYSHPDLRTNIWVNPNEVPGNGIDDDGNGYIDDVHGISAINDNGDPMDTDQHGTHVAGTIGAMGNNGTGVVGVNWVTDIVGCSFLGPNGGTLADGVQCIDYMVGLKNAGVNIRVLNNSWGGGGFTQTLVDAIASADNAGMLFVAAAGNDARDNDSAPSYPASYDVPNVMAIASTTSTDDMSSFSQWGLTSVDMGAPGSAVLSTVPGGYDTFSGTSMATPHVAGAAALILAADPSLTTAQVKDILMTSGDPIAALDGKTVSGKRLNVESALNMAGAGGPSYYLMASPLSRTVNQGAPTSFTIDLNAVGGYEGNASFSADAPGLNAAIGFSDSSVAADASTLMTVQTSTDTAPGNYNIRVNAVDGEIDKSIDVLLKVYPEGTYTTSYSNNTPVAIPDNTPAGVNSSINVPISMTITAVTAHVDISHTYIADLNVTLTSPSGRTVFLHERAGGSADDLVMSYELTDFDLEDAYGNWVLNVSDNAGADVGTLNSWTLDITGAADPGANLPPAINVAEPIDNSLHLPGEMVTFSAEATDPEEGLVNDSLVWTSSIDGVIGTGASFGRNDLSQGSHQITVTATDSEGVTGTRELSLYIVTDGTVVSYENARRVPLPDLSTTTSVIEVPLGVNIGDMSVELAIQHSYTNDMLIHLISPNGTEVELFDRIEQGEHYRDLYKTFYPVEFNGENAAGTWTLRIIDEWSNNSGNLERWALTFSHDGSGGTPGNAAPVVGISAPVGGSTFTQGDLVTFVASANDAEDGDVTNTLVWSSDIDGVLGSGATVSTTSLSVGSHSVTASASDSASATGDAVVTLTVNPAPVNALPTADFGFSANGLNVAFSDLSGDSDGAVVAWAWDFGDGNGSALANPSHSYATGGSYDVTLTVTDDAGDSHSITKQVGVASPVSLSASATVNGDKVTAKLNWSGANGRQVDIYRDGQLIGSTRNDGSYSDRFNSTAIDFAYRVCEQGSNVCSDVINVTAQAKTKGKRQ, from the coding sequence ATGACAACGACCACTATCCGCCCCAGCCGCCTGCTGGTGGCCATGCTCTCCACCTCCTTGATGGCCGCCGCCGCGCCGGCACTGGCCGCCAAGAAGGTCGAGCCCAAGGACGACTTCGATCCCACCTCGGTGATCGTCAAGTTCAAGGAAAGCGCCAAGAAGGCCGAGCGCAAGCAGCTGGCCGCCCAGTTCGGCGCCTCCTTCAAGGACAAGAACGGCGACGGCGTCGATGACCGCTTCCGCAACATCGCCAAGGGCCGCCTGGCCCAGCTGGCCCTGCCCAAGGGGGCCGATCCCAAGGCCATGATCGATCGCCTCAAGCGCCATCCCCAGGTGGAATACGCGGACCTGAACTACCGCTTCTACCCCTCCGTCACCCCCAATGATCCCCGCTTCGTCGACCTCTGGGGCATGCCCATGATCAAGGCCGAGCAGGCCTGGGAAATGCAGATGGGCTCCAAGGACATCGTGGTCGGCGTGATCGATACCGGTTTCGATTACAGCCACCCGGATCTGAGAACCAACATCTGGGTCAACCCCAACGAAGTGCCAGGTAACGGCATCGATGACGACGGCAACGGCTATATCGACGACGTTCACGGCATTTCCGCCATCAACGACAACGGCGATCCCATGGATACCGACCAGCACGGTACCCACGTGGCCGGTACCATAGGTGCCATGGGCAACAACGGCACCGGTGTGGTCGGTGTCAACTGGGTCACCGACATAGTCGGCTGCTCCTTCCTGGGTCCCAACGGCGGCACCCTGGCCGACGGCGTCCAGTGCATCGACTACATGGTTGGCCTGAAGAACGCCGGTGTGAACATCCGTGTGCTGAACAACTCCTGGGGCGGTGGTGGCTTCACCCAGACCCTGGTAGACGCCATCGCCTCTGCCGACAACGCCGGCATGCTGTTCGTCGCCGCCGCCGGTAACGACGCCCGCGACAACGACAGCGCCCCCTCCTACCCGGCCAGCTATGACGTGCCCAACGTCATGGCCATCGCCTCCACCACCAGCACCGACGACATGTCCAGCTTCTCCCAGTGGGGCCTGACGTCTGTGGACATGGGCGCACCCGGCTCCGCCGTGCTGTCCACAGTCCCCGGCGGCTATGACACCTTCAGCGGCACCTCCATGGCCACCCCCCATGTGGCCGGCGCCGCCGCCCTGATCCTGGCGGCCGACCCCAGCCTGACCACGGCCCAGGTCAAGGACATCCTGATGACCTCGGGCGACCCCATTGCCGCCCTGGACGGCAAGACGGTGTCCGGCAAGCGCCTGAACGTGGAAAGCGCCCTGAACATGGCCGGTGCCGGCGGACCCAGCTACTACCTGATGGCCTCGCCGCTGTCGCGCACCGTCAACCAGGGAGCCCCCACCAGCTTCACCATCGACCTGAACGCCGTGGGCGGCTATGAGGGCAACGCCAGCTTCAGCGCCGACGCCCCAGGCCTGAACGCCGCCATCGGCTTCTCCGACAGCTCGGTGGCCGCCGACGCTTCCACCCTGATGACGGTGCAGACCAGTACCGACACCGCGCCGGGCAACTACAACATCAGGGTGAATGCCGTCGACGGCGAGATAGACAAGAGCATCGACGTGCTGCTCAAGGTCTACCCCGAGGGCACCTACACCACCAGCTACAGCAACAACACGCCCGTAGCCATCCCCGACAACACCCCCGCCGGCGTCAACAGCAGCATCAACGTGCCCATCAGCATGACCATCACCGCCGTTACCGCCCATGTGGATATCAGCCACACCTACATCGCGGATCTGAACGTGACCCTGACCTCCCCCAGCGGTCGCACCGTGTTCCTGCACGAACGTGCCGGCGGCTCCGCCGACGATCTGGTGATGAGCTACGAGCTGACCGACTTCGACCTGGAAGACGCCTACGGCAACTGGGTGCTGAACGTCAGCGACAACGCCGGCGCCGATGTCGGTACCCTGAACAGCTGGACCCTGGATATCACCGGCGCTGCCGATCCGGGCGCCAATCTGCCGCCAGCCATCAACGTGGCCGAGCCCATCGACAACTCCCTGCACCTGCCCGGCGAGATGGTGACCTTCAGTGCCGAAGCCACGGATCCGGAAGAAGGCCTGGTGAATGATTCCCTGGTGTGGACCTCCAGCATCGACGGCGTCATCGGCACCGGTGCCAGCTTCGGCCGCAACGACCTGAGCCAGGGCAGCCACCAGATCACCGTGACCGCCACCGACTCCGAAGGCGTGACCGGCACCCGGGAGCTGTCCCTGTACATAGTGACCGACGGCACCGTGGTGTCCTACGAGAACGCCCGCCGGGTCCCCCTGCCCGACCTGAGCACCACCACCAGCGTCATCGAAGTCCCCCTGGGCGTGAACATAGGTGACATGAGCGTGGAACTGGCAATCCAGCACAGCTACACCAACGACATGCTGATCCACCTGATCTCCCCCAACGGTACCGAGGTGGAGCTGTTCGACCGCATCGAGCAGGGCGAGCACTACCGCGACCTCTACAAGACCTTCTACCCGGTCGAGTTCAACGGTGAAAACGCCGCCGGCACCTGGACCCTGCGCATCATCGACGAATGGTCCAACAACAGCGGGAACCTGGAACGCTGGGCCCTGACCTTCAGCCACGACGGCAGTGGCGGCACCCCCGGCAACGCAGCCCCGGTCGTTGGCATCAGCGCCCCGGTGGGTGGCAGCACCTTCACCCAAGGCGATCTGGTGACCTTCGTGGCCTCCGCCAACGACGCCGAAGACGGTGACGTCACCAACACCCTGGTCTGGTCCTCCGACATCGACGGCGTGCTCGGCAGCGGCGCCACCGTCAGCACCACCAGCCTGAGCGTGGGTAGCCACAGCGTGACCGCCTCTGCCTCCGACAGCGCCAGCGCCACAGGCGACGCCGTGGTCACCCTGACCGTGAACCCGGCACCGGTGAACGCGCTGCCCACCGCCGACTTCGGCTTCAGCGCCAACGGTCTGAACGTGGCCTTCAGCGACCTGTCCGGTGACAGCGACGGCGCCGTGGTCGCCTGGGCCTGGGACTTCGGCGACGGCAACGGCTCTGCCCTGGCCAACCCCAGCCACAGCTACGCCACGGGCGGCAGCTATGACGTCACCCTGACCGTGACCGACGATGCCGGCGACAGCCACAGCATCACCAAGCAGGTCGGCGTGGCGTCCCCGGTCAGCCTGTCCGCCAGCGCTACCGTCAACGGCGACAAGGTCACCGCCAAGCTGAACTGGTCCGGCGCCAACGGCCGCCAGGTGGACATCTACCGCGACGGCCAGCTCATCGGCAGCACCCGTAACGATGGCAGCTACAGCGACCGCTTCAACAGCACCGCCATCGACTTCGCCTACCGGGTCTGCGAGCAGGGCAGCAATGTCTGCTCCGACGTCATCAACGTGACGGCCCAGGCCAAGACCAAGGGTAAGCGTCAGTAG
- a CDS encoding tetratricopeptide repeat protein: MILALILLFIPSDQPAPPSPGIEQSPPSRAQELLELAAAHRGTAPDKTLEFGRLALDQLAKHPDPETEMMVLSNMAWAQMMLGDFDQAASLGERALAVAEAQGDQALLVVPLNVTGLIYWRQSRLDQALDHYHRALQVAKALNQPSSIATTYNNMGLIYSDKAEYQLALDHFSKARDTHREMGQEAKLATALNNIAGIHVTLGDYGDALESQQEALRIRERLGDKAGIAELHHNIGLTYDHIGDHQDARKQLSNALVEFEALGDRTGMAQALNALGTVYQHLQQADTAQQHLERALQLGEELGDGNITGNALLNLGKLHLERGDPLTARRYLERGLAIADRLGLVSLQAGGRLRLADYFLATDQIDIALARANQALALAEGSGDRNQLKEAHELLSRIHERKGDYRQALASHKALKQVNDALHNKTASERLAWLRSSFEDEKRRRQIAQLERDRALQEEVIKQQRFARNIWIITLVALATIILLLYGRRSQARVNLALQRAIVMQRNLMQAVAHEFRAPLARVQLAFDMLMEADDDERPSLEDRITKGLDELDELIREIIKLIKAEGSPRRAPPEDIPLAPLLERLSAQQGQLFPQKQLNLDNAGPEEQIRASKKHFEWIINNLLANALRYSQQQVQLHCHCEPRQIRILVDDDGPGIPPEERERIFEPFVRLDPSRTRSTGGIGLGLAIVRRLVENGHGQVRVTDSPLGGARFELIWPR; encoded by the coding sequence ATGATACTGGCCCTCATCCTCCTGTTCATTCCATCCGATCAACCGGCCCCCCCCTCGCCCGGCATCGAACAATCGCCCCCAAGCCGGGCCCAGGAACTGCTGGAGCTGGCCGCGGCCCACCGCGGCACGGCCCCCGACAAGACCCTCGAGTTCGGCCGCCTGGCCCTAGACCAGCTGGCCAAGCACCCGGATCCCGAAACCGAGATGATGGTGCTCAGCAACATGGCCTGGGCGCAGATGATGCTGGGCGATTTCGACCAGGCGGCCAGCCTGGGCGAACGGGCCCTGGCGGTGGCCGAGGCCCAGGGCGATCAGGCCCTGCTGGTGGTCCCCCTCAACGTGACCGGCCTGATCTACTGGCGCCAGAGCAGGCTCGATCAGGCCCTCGACCATTACCACCGGGCGCTGCAGGTGGCCAAGGCGCTGAACCAGCCCTCTTCCATAGCCACCACCTACAACAACATGGGCCTGATCTACAGCGACAAGGCCGAATACCAGCTGGCCCTGGATCACTTCAGCAAGGCCAGGGATACCCACAGGGAGATGGGCCAGGAAGCCAAGCTGGCCACCGCCCTCAACAACATTGCCGGGATCCATGTCACCCTGGGCGACTATGGCGATGCCCTGGAAAGCCAGCAGGAGGCCCTGCGCATCCGTGAGCGCCTTGGCGACAAGGCCGGTATCGCCGAACTGCACCACAATATCGGCCTGACCTACGACCATATCGGCGACCACCAGGACGCCCGCAAGCAACTGTCGAACGCCCTGGTCGAATTCGAGGCGCTGGGCGACAGGACCGGCATGGCCCAGGCCCTGAATGCCCTGGGCACCGTCTACCAGCATTTGCAGCAGGCCGACACCGCCCAGCAGCACCTGGAAAGGGCCCTGCAACTGGGCGAAGAGCTGGGCGACGGCAACATCACCGGCAATGCCCTGCTCAACCTGGGCAAGCTGCACCTCGAGCGCGGCGATCCCCTGACCGCCCGGCGCTACCTGGAGCGTGGCCTGGCCATCGCCGACCGGCTCGGCCTGGTCTCGCTGCAGGCCGGGGGGCGGCTGCGCCTGGCGGATTATTTCCTGGCCACGGACCAGATCGACATCGCCCTGGCCCGGGCCAACCAGGCCCTGGCCCTGGCCGAGGGCAGCGGCGATCGCAACCAGCTCAAGGAGGCCCACGAGCTGCTGTCGCGGATCCATGAGCGCAAGGGCGACTACCGGCAGGCCCTGGCCAGCCACAAGGCCTTAAAGCAGGTCAATGACGCCCTCCACAACAAGACCGCCAGCGAACGCCTGGCCTGGCTGCGCAGCTCCTTTGAAGACGAAAAGCGCCGCCGGCAAATCGCCCAGCTGGAGCGCGACCGGGCCCTGCAGGAGGAGGTGATCAAGCAGCAGCGCTTTGCCCGCAACATCTGGATCATCACCCTGGTGGCCCTGGCCACCATCATCCTGCTGCTCTACGGCCGCCGCAGCCAGGCCAGGGTCAACCTGGCCCTGCAGCGGGCCATTGTCATGCAGCGCAACCTGATGCAGGCCGTGGCCCACGAATTCCGGGCGCCCCTGGCCAGGGTGCAGCTGGCCTTCGACATGCTGATGGAGGCCGACGACGATGAGCGGCCGAGCCTGGAAGACAGGATCACCAAGGGCCTGGACGAGCTCGACGAGCTGATCAGGGAAATCATCAAGCTCATCAAGGCCGAAGGCAGCCCCAGGCGGGCGCCACCGGAAGATATACCGCTGGCGCCCCTGCTGGAGCGGCTCAGCGCCCAGCAGGGCCAGCTGTTCCCCCAGAAGCAACTCAACCTGGACAACGCCGGCCCGGAGGAGCAGATCCGCGCCAGCAAGAAGCATTTCGAATGGATCATCAACAACCTGCTGGCCAATGCCCTGCGCTACAGCCAGCAGCAGGTACAGCTGCACTGCCATTGCGAGCCCCGGCAGATCCGCATCCTGGTGGATGACGACGGTCCGGGCATCCCCCCCGAGGAGCGGGAACGGATCTTCGAGCCCTTCGTCCGCCTCGATCCCAGCCGCACCCGCAGCACCGGCGGCATCGGCCTGGGCCTGGCCATAGTCCGCCGCCTGGTGGAAAACGGTCATGGCCAGGTCCGGGTCACCGACAGCCCCCTGGGCGGCGCCCGTTTCGAGCTGATCTGGCCCCGCTGA